A window of Ammospiza caudacuta isolate bAmmCau1 chromosome 13, bAmmCau1.pri, whole genome shotgun sequence genomic DNA:
GGCTGTAGGGGTGGGGTCTGTAGGGGTGGAGACAGTGGGGATGGAGGCTGTGGGTTGTGTGGATGGGGGCTGTAGGGACAAGGTATGGTAGGGCTGGGGGTTCTGAGGCTGTCGTGGTGGGGACGGTGCAGAtggcagcagtggggctgtCGCGGTAGGGACAGTGCAGATGTCGCGGTGGGGACGGTGCgggtggcagcagtggggacagtggggctGGCTGTCGCGGTGGGGAtggcagcagtggggctgtcgcgctggggacagtggggctGTCGCGGTGGGGACGGTGCAGATGTCGCGGTGGGGACGGTGCAGATGTCGCGGTGGGGACGGTGCGGCTGTCGCGGAGCGGCCCCGCCCGGGCGCGGCGGGTGCAGTGCGGTCTGCCGGCCGACAGGGGGCGACAGCACGCAGGACGAGAGGGGCGGAGCCTTCTGGGGCGGGGCCTCGCAGGAGGCGGGGCCATATAGGGGGCGGGGCCTGTCGGGCGCGTCGGCGCGCGCGGtgagcggggcgggggcgctgccCCCTGGCGGGCGCGGGAGGGGCCGCGGGGACGGGAGGGGacgggaggggacagcgggggacagcgggggacagccggggacagcgggggacaGCGGGGCCCTCCGGGGGCCGCGATGCGTGGACGGTGCCGGTACGTGG
This region includes:
- the LOC131563354 gene encoding uncharacterized protein LOC131563354, which codes for MPGTSSTSAAPALSPTPCHGTATSAPAPPQEQQHPGTPTGGTSPGTGTPTAALKPRHGHRHWYRRLLTATDTLIRPQKPQHCHKHRHTGTDTPHRHPSTVPVPDTSLLAPYPVSAPAPVPVSVPADRRVSPPPTPVPPPCLAGTARFGPRSPRGSAPAPLTARADAPDRPRPLYGPASCEAPPQKAPPLSSCVLSPPVGRQTALHPPRPGGAAPRQPHRPHRDICTVPTATSAPSPPRQPHCPQRDSPTAAIPTATASPTVPTAATRTVPTATSALSLPRQPHCCHLHRPHHDSLRTPSPTIPCPYSPHPHNPQPPSPLSPPLQTPPLQPPFPLSPSPQPLFL